From Penaeus vannamei isolate JL-2024 chromosome 40, ASM4276789v1, whole genome shotgun sequence, the proteins below share one genomic window:
- the LOC138860249 gene encoding uncharacterized protein: MASLGDIIKLGKEIGLEGEDLRNFALTREQELKEEKQYERDERAREREREKEKAWKEMEMQNLERQRAYELEKLRLELEKAKLNEGGERLVKTESVCAPKFPKLPVFNDQIDSIDAYLLRFERFATSAGWDQDVWAVSLSSLLQGKALEAYQHLSPTEVKDYESVKGALLKCFQCTAEGYRSRFRNAKFFKGESGMQFGNRLKNYLKRWIDLSGGEKLYDGLMDLVLMEQYMNACDKSMILFLKEHEVKNFEDLIKYAELYVEAHGNPSKKFVEREVRVVKEMSHIESKVQDASSAGVSGVHKGQFRKCFVCGGSNHLSRDCLYEYGAKPKDRSAKGKGESMAAFAAMHGRMNVARGEVEGVAVNVLRDQGCDTVLVKTSLVPRCRFTGRHVSVKMANGMIFTYPEANVRVKCPFYVGGTLAACLENPVYDLVIGQVEGVRDGETVKLGAVTTRKQEKQNKIILAPKLKVKEVLAEMKDNNLAEQQKYDVTLNNIRKYAESKRRFQKSDNEYHEFIVKKGILYRRVVHADNVTEQLVVPSESRNAVMEIAHSSLMSGHLGIKKTLTRIQNKFFWPGMSSEVARFCRSCDPCQRTVDKGRVSRAKLGRMPMITEPFQRVAVDIVGPIEPRADDGSRYILTIVDYATRYPEAIPLKNVETVSVAEALMSVFSRVGIPKEIMSDKGSQFRSDVMKEFNRLLSIKGISTTPYHAMCNGLVERFNGVLKKMLKRMCAEQPKQWPRYIAPLLFAYRDVPQASTKFSPFELIYGHTVRGPLSLLKDLWEASERNITDETRTAYEYVINLRERLAETCKAGDSYQYYYDRKAKDRYLKEGDKALLLLPTNSNKLLMHWRGPFTVVKKINKWNYMINVNGVDKKFHINMLKRYYERGECETERTANDVMVDGEGVTLASVAVIHNEESDADVDVVPNYVQTEDVNDVHVNNDLTERQKTDVRGILNKFKSIFTDVPGKTNVIEHKVKLCEEKPIRSKPYPVPFALQKGIEEEIERMLRLGLVEYSMSPYSTPMIAVKKKDGLNRLCLDFRKINKITVFDAEPMPNQDAIMAKISHSKYFSKIDLSKGYWQLPLDKDSRKVTAFQTSKGLLQFTVMPFGLVNASATFNRLMRILFSDVANVETFVDDILIHTDNWQDHIITLEYVLAILKDAGLTARPCKTEIGKSSIEYLGHCVGSGTSSTIGDKIKRVLNMAVPRTKKEVRSFLGLTGYYRQYIADYATIASPLTDLTRKSVPNKVSWEICHQDAFDRLRKALASKPILKLPDMNREFIVQTDASDIGLGAVLLQVWENERWPVMYASRKLNTEERNYSIIEKECLAIIWSLKKFYQYLYGRHFVIETDHQPLKYLQTSCQLNARLMRWAIYLQQFRFSVRNIKGVDNVGADCLSRLGH; encoded by the coding sequence ATGGCGTCATTAGGAGATATAATTAAGTTAGGTAAGGAGATCGGATTGGAAGGAGAAGATTTGAGAAACTTCGCGTTAACAAGAGAACAAGAACTGAAGGAAGAAAAGCAGTATGAACGCGATgaacgagcaagagaaagagaaagagaaaaggaaaaagcttggaaagaaatggaaatgcaAAATCTAGAAAGACAGCGAGCATATGAACTAGAAAAGCTAAGACTTGAACTTGAAAAAGCGAAACTGAACGAAGGTGGTGAAAGACTAGTGAAAACAGAATCTGTGTGTGCACCGAAGTTCCCAAAACTACCAGTGTTTAACGATCAGATAGACAGTATCGATGCATATCTGTTAAGGTTTGAAAGATTTGCAACTAGTGCAGGATGGGATCAAGATGTATGGGCTGTTAGTCTATCGTCACTTTTGCAAGGAAAAGCATTAGAGGCTTATCAGCATTTATCTCCCACCGAAGTAAAAGACTATGAATCTGTTAAAGGAGCCTTGCTCAAATGTTTTCAGTGTACGGCTGAAGGTTATCGCTCTAGATTTAGAAATGCTAAATTTTTCAAAGGTGAATCCGGTATGCAGTTTGGTAATCGCTTGAAGAACTACTTGAAACGGTGGATTGATCTGTCAGGGGGAGAGAAGTTGTACGATGGATTGATGGATTTAGTGCTCATGGAACAATACATGAATGCGTGTGATAAGAGTATGATTCTATTCTTAAAAGAACATGAAGTTAAGAATTTTGAAGATCTAATTAAATATGCAGAATTGTATGTTGAAGCGCACGGTAATCCGAGCAAGAAATTTGTTGAACGAGAGGTTAGGGTTGTAAAGGAAATGTCGCACATCGAGTCTAAAGTTCAGGATGCATCAAGTGCAGGAGTATCTGGTGTTCATAAGGGTCAGTTTCGTAAATGCTTTGTGTGTGGTGGTTCGAATCATTTGTCGCGTGATTGTTTGTATGAGTATGGTGCGAAACCTAAGGATAGATCTGCGAAAGGCAAGGGTGAGAGTATGGCTGCTTTTGCTGCTATGCATGGAAGGATGAATGTTGCAAGAGGTGAGGTCGAAGGTGTAGCTGTGAATGTGTTGCGAGATCAAGGGTGTGATACTGTTTTGGTTAAAACTAGTCTAGTGCCGAGGTGCAGATTTACAGGTAGACATGTAAGTGTTAAAATGGCTAATGGCATGATTTTCACCTATCCTGAAGCTAATGTTCGAGTGAAGTGTCCATTCTATGTCGGAGGTACTTTGGCTGCTTGTTTGGAAAATCCTGTGTATGATTTGGTGATAGGTCAGGTGGAAGGTGTTAGAGACGGAGAAACTGTCAAATTAGGAGCCGTAACGACTCGAAAACAAGAAAAGCAGAATAAAATTATATTAGCTCCAAAGCTAAAGGTAAAGGAAGTGCTTGCtgaaatgaaagataataatttaGCTGAACAACAGAAGTATGATGTAACATTAAATAACATACGAAAATACGCTGAAAGTAAAAGGAGATTTCAGAAGTCTGATAATGAATATCACGAATTTATAGTAAAGAAAGGAATTTTGTACAGGAGGGTAGTTCACGCAGATAATGTCACTGAACAATTAGTTGTCCCGAGCGAGTCGAGGAATGCAGTTATGGAGATAGCCCATAGTTCACTGATGTCAGGTCACTTGGGAATAAAGAAAACGCTCACGAGAATTCAAAATAAATTCTTTTGGCCCGGTATGTCGTCTGAGGTGGCCAGGTTTTGTCGGTCATGCGATCCATGCCAGCGCACCGTTGACAAGGGAAGAGTGTCACGCGCGAAACTAGGCAGAATGCCGATGATCACCGAACCATTTCAGAGAGTGGCTGTAGATATCGTCGGACCCATCGAACCGCGCGCAGATGACGGGTCGCGCTACATCCTCACTATTGTAGACTACGCCACACGCTATCCCGAAGCCATCCCGCTAAAGAATGTGGAAACCGTGAGTGTCGCGGAAGCGTTAATGTCTGTTTTCAGCAGAGTCGGAATACCCAAGGAGATCATGAGCGATAAGGGGAGTCAGTTCCGGTCAGATGTGATGAAGGAATTTAATAGGTTGCTATCGATAAAGGGTATTAGCACGACACCGTACCATGCAATGTGCAATGGATTAGTAGAACGGTTTAACGGGGTGctaaagaaaatgttaaaaagaaTGTGCGCAGAGCAACCGAAACAATGGCCTAGATATATTGCTCCGTTACTATTTGCCTATCGTGATGTTCCCCAGGCCAGCACCAAGTTTTCACCTTTCGAACTCATCTATGGCCATACCGTTCGAGGGCCACTTAGCTTGTTGAAGGACCTGTgggaagcgagcgagcgaaataTCACGGACGAAACTAGGACCGCATACGAATATGTAATCAATTTGCGAGAGAGACTAGCGGAGACCTGCAAAGCAGGTGATTCCTACCAGTATTATTATGACAGGAAAGCAAAAGATAGATACTTAAAGGAAGGCGATAAGGCTTTGCTGTTACTgcctactaatagtaataagttACTAATGCATTGGCGAGGTCCGTTCACtgtagtaaagaaaataaataaatggaattacATGATAAATGTAAACGGAGTTGATAAGAAATTCCACATTAACATGCTCAAACGCTACTACGAACGCGGCGAATGCGAGACCGAACGAACCGCGAATGACGTCATGGTAGACGGTGAAGGAGTGACGTTGGCGAGCGTCGCGGTCATTCACAATGAGGAAAGCGATGCCGATGTAGACGTAGTTCCTAACTATGTACAAACTGAGGATGTCAATGATGTTCATGTAAATAACGATCTTACAGAACGACAAAAGACCGATGTCAGAGGGATTTTAAATAAATTTAAATCTATTTTCACCGACGTTCCAGGTAAGACGAATGTAATTGAACACAAGGTGAAACTTTGTGAAGAAAAACCCATAAGGAGCAAACCATACCCAGTTCCGTTTGCGTTACAGAAGGGcatagaggaagaaatagagcgTATGCTAAGACTCGGTTTGGTCGAGTATTCCATGTCTCCATATTCTACGCCGATGATCGcggtgaagaagaaagatggtTTAAATCGTTTGTGTCTAGATtttaggaaaataaataagatcACTGTATTTGATGCTGAACCGATGCCGAATCAAGATGCAATCATGGCCAAGATTTCACACAGCAAATATTTTTCAAAAATTGATTTATCTAAGGGATACTGGCAATTACCGTTGGACAAAGATAGCCGCAAAGTAACAGCATTTCAAACTAGTAAGGGATTGCTGCAGTTTACGGTTATGCCTTTCGGTTTAGTAAATGCTAGTGCTACATTTAATAGATTAATGAGAATCTTATTTAGCGATGTTGCGAATGTAGAGACGTTTGTGGATGACATACTCATCCATACCGATAATTGGCAAGATCACATAATAACTTTAGAGTACGTGTTGGCGATACTTAAAGATGCGGGATTGACAGCGCGTCCGTGTAAAACCGAGATTGGAAAGTCAAGCATCGAGTACTTGGGGCACTGCGTGGGGAGTGGCACTTCGTCTACCATTGGCGATAAAATAAAACGTGTTCTCAACATGGCGGTACCGCGTACGAAGAAGGAAGTCCGATCTTTTCTCGGGTTGACGGGCTATTACAGGCAGTACATAGCTGACTACGCAACGATTGCATCACCTCTTACTGATCTCACAAGGAAATCCGTACCGAATAAAGTGTCATGGGAGATTTGTCATCAAGATGCTTTCGATAGATTAAGAAAGGCTCTTGCTAGTAAGCCTATATTGAAACTTCCTGACATGAATAGAGAGTTCATAGTGCAGACAGATGCGTCAGACATAGGGTTGGGCGCAGTGTTACTACAGGTTTGGGAGAACGAACGATGGCCAGTCATGTATGCCAGTCGTAAACTTAATACGGAGGAAAGGAATTACAGTATAATAGAGAAGGAATGTCTTGCAATCATTTGGTCTTTAAAGAAATTCTATCAGTATCTTTACGGCAGACATTTTGTAATTGAAACAGATCATCAGCCTCTTAAATATTTGCAAACATCCTGTCAATTGAATGCAAGGTTGATGCGATGGGCGATATATTTGCAGCAGTTTAGATTTAGCGTGAGAAACATAAAAGGCGTTGACAATGTTGGTGCCGATTGTCTGAGCAGATTAGGACACTGA